The genomic stretch TGGGTTCTTGATTTTGTAGATTTTGATTTTTCCGTAGTTTTTTTCTTCTTTGATTGAAGCACGAAATCGACTCGCATAATTTGAGCCTTCTATCTCTGCTATTAAATCTTCTTGAAGAAAAACTCTTTTAGGGGTGTTTCCGTCATAGTAAATAAATTCTCTTTGACTTCTTTCTTCTTTAACTTTTGAGGGGTTTTGGGCATATAAAAAAGTTGATAAAAACGTAATTGTTAATAAAACAAAATACTTTTTCATTTTTTCCTCCTTTATGGTTATGGTCTATCGTCCGAAAATGATGAGTTTCCATCTATGAAGTTGTCCTATATCATCTAAACCCAAATCTTTTACAGTTAATGACCAATTACCGTTGGGGTTTTCGTCTAAGAAATTGGCTGCTGAAAAGACCCAAGTCTTGTTTGTATAAGAATTACATGACTCAGTTTCTAATCCATCAGAAGGATCATTATTAGCGTCTTTATAACATCGATGTTTTCTTGTCAAGACTGCCGTAGTTCCACTGGGAGATTTTAGTGTGATTTCTAAATCCCCAAAGTATTGGTGGGAAAATTGCACCTCTACTTGAACACCTTCAATTTTTGTAATGTTGCTTGAGACATTCATATTTCTTGTTATACCAATACTGTTATTATCAGGAATGTTCTGGTTTGCTATGTCATAGTTAGTTGCTGTCTTTTTTAGGTTATTATAATTTCCCAGTGAAGTAAAGTTTTTTGCTAAATTGACAGCACTAAAAGCATCTGCAACACCAAAACCATATTTGTGATTGAAGAAGAAACCTGCTCCATTTTGCTTCCAATCTGAATCAAAGGGATCAATTCTTCTTGCTGTTTTTGCTAAGATATATCGGATATCTCGCCAAGTTAAATTGGGATTAGCTTCTAACATCAATGCAACAATACCAGCAACAAAAGGTGTGGCTGCTGATGTCCCACCGAAAGTATCAGTATAATTCACATCGGGATTATCAGTTTCTTCAGGATCCTTTGGAGGGTTATATCCATCATTACCTTGAATGTCAGTAGTAGTGATAGCTAAGGTGCCTTCATTATATAAAGGATCTGAATATCCGCAAACCCAAATGTTTGCTCCTAGTTCAGAATAATAGGAGTATTTGCCCAAATTTGTAACAGCGCAGATTGCCATAATATAAGGTAAAAAATTTGCTTGTCCATCATGATTTGAGTCATCAACTTGATCGATCAATAGAACTATGTTATTGTTTGTAGTGGTAACTTTTGTACTCCCATTACCACCAGCCCATAGATAGATAATTCCTTTCCCGCCACGACCATTCCTTACACCGTCTATGATACTTTCCTTCCAGAGTGTTCCGGCAAACTCATCCATTAATTCCCCTGTTCCATCAGGAGCTCCCCAACTATTGTTAGATATTTGTATGACATCTTTATTTTTTATCATTGCTTCAGCTGTATCGCTTTGGACTGCAGATGTATTGTTATCCAATGTGTTGATAGTATTTGCTAACAATAAATTGTAGCCAACTAACTTAGATAAAGGTGCCAAGCCTCTTACTCCTATGTCGTTACATCTAGCGCCTATTACACCAGCTACAGAAGTTCCATGTGGATAATTGGAAGTGTAGGGCTTAATCTGGTTGTTTTTATCAATAAAGTTCCAGTGATAACTATGTCTCGTGTTTGCAATCAAGTCAGGATGATCAATATCAACACCATCATCAACGACCGCAACATAAACATCTCTACCGAAAATGGATTGTTCCCATAAAGGTACTACATTAGCATCATTTCCTGCTACACCACCACCTTGACCTGTGTTTTTGATATGCCATTGATTCTTCAAGAGAGGATCTTTTCCAAAACATACAGGAGTTGCATTTATCACCTGCCAAAGGAGTAGCAATTGAAGGCTATTGTTTTTTTTTGTATTCTGAACACAAGAAGTCATAATGAAAATCAAAAAAAATAAGTGTGAAACTATTTTGATCATATTTTTTTCCTAAAATAATTATGTTAGAATGTTTAAGAAAAAAGTTTTTATTTACAATTTTGGCAAGAGAAAAGTTTTAATTTTGTTTACAAATCGATTTTTTAATTACATTTTAGGATTGATTTAAAAACTTTAAAATCTTTTTTTTGATACTATGATTCAGACTATCTATCCTGTTCCCTCATCGTCTTTTGTTCATGAAGGTGCCTATGTCATAGGGAAGGTTTTGATTGGCGAATATGTTTCTATTTGGCCCGGAGTAGTTATACGAGGGGATTTGAACGAAATCAAGATTGGTAATTACGTCAATATTCAAGATAATGCAGTGTTGCACGTGGATGGTTCTAGCCCCATCGAAATAGGAGCCTATTCTTTGATAGGACATATGGCAGTTCTTCATGGTTGTAAGATTGGCAAAGCCTGCATGATTGGAATTCGAAGTATCGTCATGGATGATGCCGAAATTGGAGATGGAGCCATGATCACAGCTGATTGCATAATACGAGGAAAAATGAAAATCCCTCCATTTTCGTTGGTAACGAATGTGAATGGAGAACTAAAGATATATCCTGATAAAGCAAAGACCCTTTATACCATTCTGGGAAGTCTTGAATACGTAGAGTTAGCAAAACGACATAAAGAAAAAAATTTTGAAGC from Leptospiraceae bacterium encodes the following:
- a CDS encoding S8 family serine peptidase, coding for MIKIVSHLFFLIFIMTSCVQNTKKNNSLQLLLLWQVINATPVCFGKDPLLKNQWHIKNTGQGGGVAGNDANVVPLWEQSIFGRDVYVAVVDDGVDIDHPDLIANTRHSYHWNFIDKNNQIKPYTSNYPHGTSVAGVIGARCNDIGVRGLAPLSKLVGYNLLLANTINTLDNNTSAVQSDTAEAMIKNKDVIQISNNSWGAPDGTGELMDEFAGTLWKESIIDGVRNGRGGKGIIYLWAGGNGSTKVTTTNNNIVLLIDQVDDSNHDGQANFLPYIMAICAVTNLGKYSYYSELGANIWVCGYSDPLYNEGTLAITTTDIQGNDGYNPPKDPEETDNPDVNYTDTFGGTSAATPFVAGIVALMLEANPNLTWRDIRYILAKTARRIDPFDSDWKQNGAGFFFNHKYGFGVADAFSAVNLAKNFTSLGNYNNLKKTATNYDIANQNIPDNNSIGITRNMNVSSNITKIEGVQVEVQFSHQYFGDLEITLKSPSGTTAVLTRKHRCYKDANNDPSDGLETESCNSYTNKTWVFSAANFLDENPNGNWSLTVKDLGLDDIGQLHRWKLIIFGR
- a CDS encoding gamma carbonic anhydrase family protein, which translates into the protein MIQTIYPVPSSSFVHEGAYVIGKVLIGEYVSIWPGVVIRGDLNEIKIGNYVNIQDNAVLHVDGSSPIEIGAYSLIGHMAVLHGCKIGKACMIGIRSIVMDDAEIGDGAMITADCIIRGKMKIPPFSLVTNVNGELKIYPDKAKTLYTILGSLEYVELAKRHKEKNFEAFTEEEMQKLKREAKEVFRKLFPERVDKE